A region from the Benincasa hispida cultivar B227 chromosome 8, ASM972705v1, whole genome shotgun sequence genome encodes:
- the LOC120082825 gene encoding uncharacterized protein LOC120082825, with protein MGEENSDTPLAMEEVSKDEASQEESAMEEVSDDEASQEESAMEEVSEDEASQEESFDIPVIAVAETSEPEDIIEENIDIIDIPAITTIELNEPESRSVEVIVDINSSTPKIMPKILSRYLFPHTGSCHDFCKYGTKHGLEGKPASTVLRKVKSAGGDGRGLRRIIVSSAKQNKDATSPKSSPEHNPINVTGHLKEDIISPPEIVTPSPKRLLPSIKEVQAAAVHYSRTKLNLSLSKASSFAGQGSSRTKRNKEIRRGNKKDGDGSSSSCTNSTSRSQEMNISAEEDIKALVPEVVSWTPRNRVKRVAIPDKKIIGRSGLKSQSHSIKCKPDPSNNEDVEEKTLYMIEPSTKNETEEMAQNSVHATESSRPQSSSATDNSLKHEKEVDENLKMPPLSVKKNVVRCARNVTSSKISSASPPVSKVFKGIRPKRFGMVQRSETRLAPSSPLSSRPPFEPVHVEHRGSTSGNEVKKRENSEVKHRLKTKRMTLTDSENGDSQSRKLKFRKGRVVELQAETNTPRRLKFRRVHLLGETQSPKGDPRKRNIKGKEANQNGNEVKEADNSSLRQQDQELKKKRSFRRKETIDGKLVSSRIKSERVVLRHQDSRGKKAIQNLFNNVIEETASKLAQTRKSKVKALVGAFETVISLQDTRPVATSVA; from the coding sequence ATGGGGGAGGAAAATAGTGATACACCACTTGCTATGGAGGAGGTTAGTAAGGATGAAGCTAGCCAAGAGGAGAGTGCTATGGAGGAAGTTAGTGACGATGAAGCTAGCCAAGAGGAGAGTGCTATGGAGGAGGTTAGTGAGGATGAAGCTAGCCAAGAGGAAAGCTTTGATATCCCTGTCATTGCAGTTGCAGAGACAAGTGAGCCTGAAGATATCATTGAGGAAAACATTGATATCATTGATATTCCAGCCATAACCACTATAGAGTTAAATGAGCCCGAAAGTCGCAGTGTAGAAGTTATAGTGGACATTAATAGTAGTACCCCAAAGATTATGCCAAAGATACTCTCTCGCTATCTCTTTCCACACACAGGCTCCTGCCATGATTTTTGCAAATATGGTACAAAACATGGTCTTGAAGGGAAGCCTGCAAGTACAGTCTTGAGAAAAGTTAAATCAGCTGGAGGTGATGGCCGTGGTTTGAGGAGGATTATAGTTTCATCggcaaaacaaaacaaagatgCAACCAGTCCAAAGTCCTCCCCAGAACATAATCCCATCAATGTTACTGGTCACTTGAAAGAAGATATAATTTCCCCCCCTGAGATTGTTACTCCCTCTCCAAAAAGGCTTTTACCTTCCATCAAGGAAGTGCAGGCTGCGGCGGTGCATTATAGTCGGACGAAACTTAATTTGTCTCTATCAAAGGCTTCTTCTTTTGCAGGACAAGGCAGTTCACGaaccaaaagaaacaaagaaattcGAAGAGGCAataaaaaagatggagatggaagtTCAAGCAGTTGTACAAATAGCACAAGTAGAAGCCAAGAGATGAATATCTCCGCAGAGGAGGATATCAAAGCCTTGGTGCCAGAAGTAGTTTCTTGGACTCCAAGAAATCGTGTCAAGCGAGTTGCAATTCCAGATAAAAAAATCATTGGGAGGAGTGGCTTGAAGAGCCAAAGTCATTCTATAAAATGTAAACCTGATCCATCTAACAATGAGGATGTAGAGGAGAAGACTTTATATATGATTGAACCATCTACCAAGAATGAAACAGAAGAAATGGCTCAAAATAGTGTCCATGCCACTGAGTCGTCTCGACCACAATCTTCATCTGCAACAGACAACAGCTTGAAGCATGAAAAAGAGGTAGATGAGAACCTCAAAATGCCACCATTATCAGTTAAAAAGAATGTCGTGAGGTGTGCTAGAAATGTAACTAGTTCTAAAATTTCATCTGCATCTCCACCAGTATCCAAGGTATTCAAAGGTATAAGACCTAAGAGATTTGGAATGGTTCAAAGGTCTGAGACACGATTGGCTCCTTCATCACCATTGTCATCTAGGCCCCCATTTGAACCCGTCCATGTTGAGCATCGTGGCTCTACTTCAGGAAATGAagtgaaaaaaagagagaattcaGAGGTGAAACACAGGCTTAAGACCAAAAGGATGACTCTAACTGATTCAGAAAATGGAGATAGCCAATCTAGAAAGTTGAAGTTTAGGAAGGGAAGGGTGGTTGAACTTCAAGCCGAAACCAATACACCAAGGAGGCTTAAATTTCGGCGTGTACATTTACTAGGTGAGACTCAGAGTCCTAAAGGTGATCCAAGAAAGAGAAACATCAAGGGTAAAGAGGCCAACCAAAATGGTAATGAAGTGAAGGAAGCTGATAATAGTTCTTTGAGACAACAAGATCaggaattaaagaaaaagagaagctTTAGGAGGAAGGAAACTATTGATGGTAAATTGGTTTCTAGTAGAATTAAATCTGAGAGAGTTGTCCTTAGACATCAGGATTCAAGAGGAAAGAAAGCAATCCAAAATCTGTTTAATAATGTCATTGAAGAGACAGCAAGCAAGCTTGCCCAGACCAGGAAGAGTAAGGTGAAGGCTTTGGTTGGTGCCTTTGAAACTGTAATATCTCTTCAGGACACCAGACCTGTTGCTACAAGTGTTGCATGA